From Topomyia yanbarensis strain Yona2022 chromosome 1, ASM3024719v1, whole genome shotgun sequence, one genomic window encodes:
- the LOC131676175 gene encoding chromobox protein homolog 3, whose amino-acid sequence MVRFPLERSSNGKPTPKKKKWVWRKIETFSIILSNFPASVTDEETNEAPYVVEKVLDRRITAAGKIEYYLKWKGYTEADNTWEPEENLDCPELIAKYEEVRRLKEFKEAKKKSAKKKLEEISKPRGYDRGLLLHRIVGATDCGGELMFLVQWHGADEMDILPAAVVNENDAQIVIEYYEAKSKIVEKAKERAKFAAYEEERPEVLEDSQEAIPGTEIPTAELEQLIEA is encoded by the exons ATGGT CCGATTCCCATTAGAACGCTCCTCAAACGGCAAACCTACACCGAAGAAGAAGAAGTGGGTCTGGAGAAAAATAGAAAccttttcaataattttatcGAATTTTCCCGCTTCAGTGACGGACGAGGAAACGAACGAGGCCCCGTATGTGGTGGAGAAAGTGCTGGATCGACGCATAACAGCGGCCGGAAAAATCGAGTACTATCTCAAGTGGAAGGGCTATACCGAAGCGGACAATACCTGGGAACCGGAGGAGAATCTGGACTGCCCGGAGTTGATTGCAAAGTACGAGGAAGTACGCCGACTGAAGGAGTTTAAGGAGGCCAAGAAGAAATCGGCGAAAAAGAAGCTGGAGGAAATCAGCAAACCGAGGGGGTATGATCGGGGTCTGCTGCTACATCGGATCGTCGGGGCCACGGATTGTGGCGGGGAGCTGATGTTTCTAGTTCAGTGGCACGGGGCGGATGAGATGGACATTCTACCCGCCGCCGTTGTGAACGAGAATGATGCACAAATTGTCATCGAGTATTATGAAGCGAAGAGTAAGATTGTGGAGAAAGCGAAGGAACGGGCAAAGTTTGCTGCGTATGAAGAGGAACGCCCAGAGGTTTTGGAGGACAGCCAGGAGGCCATACCAGGGACAGAGATTCCAACTGCTGAATTGGAACAATTGATAGAAGCTTAA
- the LOC131688763 gene encoding E3 ubiquitin-protein ligase TM129, whose product MSQESAIVFTIFYALICFCIVYPSTEFVSAGLTVDHVFSSTLGSESITFVQHHIRRTSLNLMVHSLLPLMYIRVYFMQFASSNDEDSDSVASSLPDSYSTVMLVWRVLIAAIVLLPALVAAAIYYWSRNNWQNHPVAKYLAKFAIPGTRFEDWRAVAASINDEYRRDDKVVIRMNPVARIVVTESWIIKTGPYWINVAHQDDTALIAYKSDTHDVSQEAFETVQFVNIAVKPTRAGIREFSIRINALDFKDLQDRLSRPITILSSVKFHRSVLDHFVEVFKDQVAQNPRHRLDVDVAVDNLDNCFACMQAQPNIKIQKHCLDVDEAGEALPEARCCQVCNCRPMWCIECVAKWFASRQNQSERESWLQQKCTCPMCRARFCILDVCYIEGRR is encoded by the exons ATGTCTCAGGAAAGCGCCATCGTGTTTACCATCTTCTACGCTCTGATATGCTTCTGCATTGTCTATCCCTCGACGGAGTTCGTATCGGCCGGGTTAACGGTGGATCACGTCTTCTCATCCACACTCGGCTCGGAAAGTATCACCTTCGTGCAGCATCACATCCGTCGAACGAGCCTCAATCTGATGGTTCATTCGTTGCTTCCGCTTATGTACATCCGTGTATACTTCATGCAGTTCGCCAGCAGCAATGACGAGGATAGTGATAGTGTGGCATCTTCACTTCCGGATTCGTACTCTACGGTGATGTTAGTGTGGAGAGTTTTAATCGCTGCGATTGTTCTGTTACCCGCTTTGGTGGCGGCTGCTATTTACTACTGGTCCAGAAATAATTGGCAAAATCATCCGGTTGCGAAATATTTGGCAAAGTTTGCAATCCCCGGGACACGTTTCGAAGACTGGCGAGCGGTTGCAGCCAGCATAAACGATGAATACCGGAGAGATGATAAGGTAGTCATTCGGATGAATCCGGTTGCGCGGATTGTAGTGACGGAAAGTTGGATCATCAAAACCGGTCCGTACTGGATCAATGTTGCTCATCAGGATGATACGGCGTTGATTGCTTATAAG AGCGACACACACGATGTTAGCCAGGAAGCTTTCGAAACCGTGCAATTTGTCAACATAGCTGTAAAACCTACTCGAGCGGGAATAAGAGAGTTTTCCATACGAATCAATGCACTTGACTTCAAAGATTTGCAAGATCGTCTCAGTCGTCCAATAACTATCCTTTCCAGTGTAAAATTCCATCGCTCTGTTCTGGACCACTTTGTGGAAGTGTTCAAAGACCAAGTCGCGCAGAATCCACGTCACCGGTTGGATGTTGACGTAGCTGTTGATAATCTAGACAATTGTTTCGCCTGTATGCAGGCACAAccgaatataaaaattcaaaaacactGCCTGGACGTCGACGAAGCAGGGGAAGCTCTGCCGGAAGCGCGCTGCTGTCAGGTTTGTAACTGTCGACCTATGTGGTGCATCGAGTGTGTAGCCAAGTGGTTCGCTTCAAGACAAAATCAATCGGAGCGGGAATCGTGGCTGCAGCAGAAGTGCACCTGTCCGATGTGTCGCGCACGGTTCTGCATCCTGGATGTGTGTTATATTGAGGGACGTCGATGA
- the LOC131688771 gene encoding probable DNA-directed RNA polymerase III subunit RPC6 → MSSDGSEEVATVGFQIIALANEKPGGVNNDDLMAALPDVKPELRVQALNKLLQEGVLELLKKGQSLIYRLKDPTKKSTAPKDIDNEEKIIYNVIEEGGNKGIWIRDIRVKSNLIMTQLNKVLKQLENKKLIKAVKSVNASKKKVYMLYNLEPDRSITGGAWYQDQDFEAEFVDVLNQQCLRFLRMKKEAAKECRDGPLAVQKLSYCSVVDVHKFISDLGISKISLDEDDLETILRTVVYDGKAESIPTGDGKYLYKAVESPLPSPGLVQMPCGICPVIKNCSDCGEITPKLCSYISEWLD, encoded by the exons ATGTCCTCCGATGGGTCGGAAGAAGTGGCCACCGTAGGTTTTCAGATAATTGCCCTGGCAAACGAAAAACCGGGCGGTGTGAACAATGACGATCTGATGGCTGCGCTACCGGATGTAAAACCAGAATTGCGGGTTCAGGCTTTGAATAAACTGCTGCAGGAGGGAGTGTTGGAACTGTTGAAGAAAGGACAATCGCTGATCTACCGGCTGAAAGATCCTACCAAGAAATCCACCGCACCGAAAGACATTGATAACGAGGAGAAAATCATCTATAATGTCATCGAAGAAGGTGGCAACAAGGGCATCTGGATTCGGGATATTCGCGTCAAGTCTAACCTGATCATGACCCAGTTGAATAAGGTGCTGAAACAACTGGAGAATAAAAAGCTGATTAAAGCCGTTAAATCAGTTAAT GCCAGTAAAAAGAAAGTCTACATGCTGTATAACCTAGAACCGGATCGCTCAATTACAGGAGGAGCCTGGTATCAGGATCAGGACTTCGAGGCAGAGTTTGTAGATGTTTTGAATCAGCAATGTTTAAGGTTTCTTCGTATGAAAAAGGAAGCGGCTAAGGAATGTCGAGACGGTCCGTTAGCTGTTCAGAAGCTATCCTACTGTTCGGTTGTCGATGTGCACAAATTTATCTCTGACCTAGGCATTAGTAAAATAAGCCTGGACGAAGACGATCTCGAAACGATCCTGCGAACGGTAGTTTACGATGGGAAAGCAGAATCAATTCCGACTGGTGATGGTAAGTATCTTTACAAAGCAGTGGAAAGTCCTCTGCCCTCACCAGGTCTGGTGCAGATGCCGTGCGGAATATGTCCAGTTATTAAGAACTGTTCGGATTGTGGGGAAATTACACCGAAGCTGTGTTCATACATTAGCGAGTGGTTGGATTAA